A stretch of the uncultured Desulfobacter sp. genome encodes the following:
- a CDS encoding phage tail protein, whose protein sequence is MAQFSVNADRFDPYKNFKFRVKWDGKYVAGVSKVGALKRTTEVVEHREGGDPSSSRKSPGRSKYEAITLERGVTHDKEFEQWANKIWNYGSGLGAEVSLKDFRKDIIIELYNEAGQLVMSYKVYRCWASEYQALPDLDANANAVAIQTLKLENEGWERDYEVAEPAEESYTEPQ, encoded by the coding sequence ATGGCCCAATTCAGTGTCAATGCGGATCGATTCGACCCGTACAAAAATTTCAAGTTTCGCGTCAAGTGGGATGGAAAATATGTGGCCGGCGTCAGCAAAGTCGGTGCCTTGAAACGGACCACCGAAGTGGTGGAACATCGCGAAGGAGGCGACCCCAGCAGCAGCCGGAAATCACCGGGCCGGAGCAAATATGAGGCCATTACCCTGGAGCGTGGCGTGACCCACGACAAGGAGTTTGAACAGTGGGCCAACAAGATCTGGAATTATGGATCCGGACTGGGGGCCGAGGTCTCTTTGAAGGATTTTCGTAAGGACATCATCATTGAGCTGTACAATGAGGCTGGTCAACTCGTCATGAGCTATAAGGTTTATCGGTGCTGGGCCTCCGAATATCAGGCCCTGCCCGATTTGGATGCCAATGCCAACGCCGTGGCCATCCAGACCCTTAAATTAGAAAACGAGGGCTGGGAACGTGACTATGAGGTTGCAGAACCGGCTGAGGAAAGCTATACGGAGCCCCAATAA
- a CDS encoding DUF4157 domain-containing protein: MKQMMTQAKKIPDSLWSGGVLQHAAVQPLFNHEPPLSTYSSTLPQLQAKLKIGEPNDQYEQEADRIANQVMRMPEQENPLLLQCHSKTHFIQKQDDNTVNQNKEQQYHSKLSLQPPQPDILSLKKPFFERQVYSLWNVEDAIEVWEYSFDFLKRLGLNDILAGKASNLLAPFAIDAQLKINNPTWWEITDQELQTTSLLLPIPLFDFYPYFNNWRLLPALQDEPQVQRKACPRPKNDAKIGQSRTETHTENAQKVAPNIIQDVLSSPGQPLDEATRSFMEPRLGHDFSQVRVHTDSKAAKSAQALNAKAYTVGQNVIFGEGQYVPDSEEGRRLVAHELVHVGQQCFKNNTSSVVTEKLQRRKDDKKTPRMNIGPFYLNSYSKEVSKENVAAIVNAHLIDYREQVKSGVRGWSAPKEKQSDVWFCIALAGNLVWAATSFVNPMASGAIKAMSMIGAAIGSGTLEKAMKGEAKVAAIKPKLIKQVSTYVDNLKRDITSIVNKIYAYYENRDLESSNAGWMDANQKTQERREAAWKIIFDNQVAPWGSSTAIITNTTNDITIIWSHFERLYKLTILSIYGYPRYSGRELMREIDKIFYISIVQSGVADRSIAVKKSTAIKNDWEYKVYEFPPPQKDMDGAKVNIPTGRRIIPIELK, encoded by the coding sequence ATGAAACAGATGATGACTCAGGCTAAAAAGATACCCGATTCATTGTGGTCAGGAGGTGTTCTCCAGCATGCTGCTGTGCAACCCCTGTTCAACCATGAGCCACCCCTGTCGACCTATTCATCAACACTGCCACAGCTTCAGGCGAAGCTAAAGATTGGGGAGCCGAATGATCAGTACGAACAGGAGGCTGATCGGATAGCGAACCAGGTGATGCGGATGCCGGAACAAGAGAATCCTCTTCTGCTCCAATGTCACAGCAAAACTCATTTCATTCAAAAACAAGATGATAACACTGTAAATCAAAACAAAGAACAACAGTATCATTCAAAGCTTTCTCTCCAACCCCCTCAGCCAGATATTTTAAGCCTAAAAAAACCATTTTTTGAACGTCAAGTGTATAGTCTCTGGAACGTGGAAGATGCAATAGAGGTATGGGAATATAGCTTCGATTTCTTGAAACGATTGGGGCTTAATGATATATTGGCAGGAAAAGCATCAAACCTTTTAGCTCCTTTTGCAATTGATGCACAGCTAAAAATTAACAATCCCACATGGTGGGAAATAACAGACCAAGAGCTTCAGACAACTTCACTACTACTTCCGATTCCTCTTTTTGATTTTTACCCCTATTTTAACAATTGGAGACTACTGCCAGCTCTTCAAGATGAACCACAGGTGCAACGGAAGGCATGTCCAAGACCAAAAAATGATGCAAAAATAGGACAAAGTAGAACTGAAACTCATACAGAAAATGCGCAGAAGGTAGCCCCTAATATAATTCAGGATGTGTTGTCCTCTCCGGGGCAACCACTGGATGAAGCCACGCGCAGCTTTATGGAACCAAGGTTAGGTCATGATTTCAGTCAGGTACGGGTGCATACGGACAGTAAAGCGGCGAAATCGGCGCAGGCATTGAATGCGAAGGCGTATACGGTGGGGCAAAATGTGATATTTGGTGAGGGGCAGTATGTGCCGGATAGCGAAGAAGGACGGAGGCTTGTGGCGCATGAATTGGTGCATGTGGGGCAGCAATGTTTTAAAAATAATACGAGTTCTGTAGTCACGGAAAAACTTCAACGAAGAAAAGACGACAAAAAAACTCCAAGGATGAACATAGGCCCATTTTACTTAAACTCATACAGCAAAGAGGTTAGCAAAGAAAACGTCGCCGCCATAGTTAACGCACATCTAATCGACTATAGAGAGCAGGTCAAGAGTGGTGTCAGGGGCTGGTCTGCACCCAAGGAAAAACAAAGTGACGTTTGGTTTTGTATTGCACTTGCCGGTAATCTCGTCTGGGCAGCGACGAGTTTTGTGAACCCGATGGCAAGCGGAGCTATCAAAGCCATGTCCATGATTGGGGCAGCGATCGGCTCGGGCACATTGGAAAAAGCGATGAAGGGCGAAGCCAAGGTGGCGGCAATTAAACCTAAACTTATCAAACAGGTATCAACGTACGTCGATAATTTGAAACGAGATATCACGAGTATTGTGAATAAAATATATGCCTATTACGAGAATAGGGATTTAGAGAGTTCTAATGCAGGTTGGATGGATGCAAACCAAAAAACACAAGAACGGCGTGAGGCCGCCTGGAAGATAATTTTTGACAACCAAGTTGCCCCTTGGGGTAGTTCGACTGCTATTATCACCAATACAACAAACGATATTACAATTATCTGGAGTCACTTTGAACGTCTTTATAAACTGACTATTTTATCCATTTACGGGTATCCACGATATAGCGGTCGTGAACTCATGCGTGAAATAGATAAAATCTTCTATATATCGATAGTCCAGTCTGGTGTTGCTGACAGAAGCATTGCAGTTAAAAAAAGCACTGCAATTAAGAATGATTGGGAATACAAAGTATACGAATTTCCACCGCCTCAAAAAGACATGGACGGAGCGAAAGTCAACATTCCTACAGGAAGGAGAATTATACCGATTGAACTTAAATGA
- a CDS encoding ATP-binding protein, with protein MSDPAQWQANNDRYLGAALHWLRLALLQMARQNAAEPSMEASHLGLAREKERNEEIAKAAAIMTEAASAAPPPALIILARRMGLSTFEQEMLLLCAAMEFDTRIPGLCAQAQGDAAKPYPTFALALALFDQPGWEALSPERPLRYWRLIEISQPPATPLIQSVLRADERIVHYLKGLNQLDDRLTVYLSPFALSGEEMSFLSEAQQATVESMVFAFKAGATLGRPPVLQLLGMDGLSKQQVALQLFSRVGVQGLRLPGELLPANAGELESLARLWQREGMLLPLALYLDAQELDEGQGSAETPLHLGRFIERCGLPVLMATREPRAGLGIDAPSFVIEKPLPMEQAAVWETVLNGEAGALPQQLAGQFNLNLPAIHQIASAINLNSQNPTSQAERLWQACLCRTRPTLDRLAQRIECKADWNQLVLPEEAYKRLQEIAAQVRQRSQVYDGWGFRRRMSRGLGISALFAGESGTGKTMAAEVLAGELQLDLYRIDLSAVVSKYIGETEKNLRRIFDAAEDGGVILLFDEADALFGKRSEVRDSHDRYANIEVNYLLQRMEAFGGLAILATNLKSALDQAFLRRLRFIVSFTFPGKVERRQIWQRIFPENDAHDQPGTPLDKIDYDHLARFNLTGGSIQNVALNSAFLAAQTGTPVTMPLLFEAVRTEFRKLEKPVNERDFRPEPTDGGIR; from the coding sequence ATGAGCGATCCGGCACAGTGGCAGGCAAACAATGACCGCTACCTTGGCGCGGCCTTGCATTGGCTGCGGCTGGCGTTGTTGCAGATGGCCAGGCAAAATGCCGCCGAGCCGTCCATGGAGGCGAGCCACCTTGGGTTAGCGCGGGAAAAAGAGAGAAACGAGGAGATAGCCAAGGCTGCGGCAATCATGACGGAAGCAGCGTCCGCAGCGCCGCCGCCGGCCCTGATAATTCTTGCCCGGCGTATGGGGCTTTCCACCTTTGAACAGGAGATGCTGCTCCTCTGTGCGGCCATGGAGTTCGACACCCGCATCCCCGGACTCTGCGCCCAGGCCCAGGGGGATGCAGCCAAACCATACCCCACCTTTGCCCTGGCCCTGGCCCTTTTTGACCAGCCGGGCTGGGAGGCGCTCTCCCCCGAGCGCCCCTTGCGCTACTGGCGATTGATCGAAATCAGTCAACCGCCGGCCACCCCGCTTATCCAGAGCGTGCTGCGAGCCGATGAACGAATCGTACATTACCTTAAGGGATTGAACCAGCTGGATGATCGGTTGACCGTGTATCTGAGTCCTTTTGCTCTGTCCGGGGAAGAGATGAGCTTCCTGTCCGAAGCCCAGCAGGCCACGGTCGAATCCATGGTATTCGCATTCAAGGCAGGGGCAACATTAGGGCGACCACCGGTGTTGCAACTGCTGGGTATGGATGGACTGTCAAAACAGCAGGTGGCCCTCCAGCTCTTCTCCCGGGTGGGGGTGCAGGGATTGCGGCTCCCCGGGGAACTGCTGCCCGCCAATGCAGGCGAACTGGAGAGCCTGGCCCGGCTCTGGCAGCGGGAAGGGATGCTGCTGCCCCTGGCTCTGTATCTCGATGCCCAGGAACTGGATGAAGGCCAAGGGTCAGCCGAGACCCCGCTGCACTTGGGCCGGTTCATTGAACGCTGCGGGCTCCCGGTTCTGATGGCAACCCGGGAACCCCGTGCCGGCCTGGGCATTGACGCTCCATCTTTTGTCATCGAAAAGCCCCTGCCCATGGAACAGGCGGCTGTATGGGAGACCGTGCTCAATGGAGAGGCAGGCGCCCTTCCCCAACAGCTGGCCGGCCAGTTCAATCTCAACCTGCCCGCCATCCACCAGATCGCTTCAGCTATTAATCTGAACAGCCAGAATCCCACATCCCAGGCTGAGCGGCTCTGGCAGGCCTGCCTCTGCCGCACCCGGCCAACCCTGGACAGGCTGGCCCAGCGCATTGAGTGCAAGGCCGACTGGAACCAGCTGGTGCTGCCCGAAGAGGCGTATAAGCGATTGCAGGAAATCGCGGCCCAGGTACGGCAGCGCAGTCAGGTCTATGATGGCTGGGGTTTTCGCCGCCGGATGAGCCGCGGCCTGGGCATCAGCGCCCTCTTTGCCGGGGAGAGTGGTACGGGCAAGACCATGGCCGCAGAGGTGCTGGCAGGCGAACTGCAGCTGGACCTCTACCGTATCGATCTGTCCGCCGTGGTAAGCAAATATATCGGCGAGACCGAAAAGAACCTGCGCCGGATCTTTGATGCGGCCGAGGACGGCGGCGTAATCCTGCTCTTTGATGAGGCCGATGCCCTGTTCGGCAAGCGCAGCGAGGTTAGAGACAGCCACGACCGCTACGCCAATATTGAGGTCAACTACCTGCTGCAGCGCATGGAGGCCTTTGGCGGTCTGGCCATCCTGGCCACCAACCTGAAAAGCGCCCTGGACCAGGCATTTCTCCGCCGCCTGCGGTTTATCGTTTCCTTTACCTTCCCCGGCAAGGTCGAACGCAGACAAATCTGGCAGCGCATCTTTCCCGAAAACGATGCGCACGACCAGCCGGGAACACCGCTGGACAAAATAGACTATGACCACCTGGCCCGCTTCAACCTTACTGGCGGCAGCATCCAAAATGTGGCCCTGAACAGTGCCTTTCTCGCAGCCCAGACCGGCACCCCGGTGACCATGCCGCTATTGTTTGAGGCGGTGCGCACAGAATTCCGCAAACTGGAAAAACCGGTCAATGAGCGGGATTTCCGTCCCGAACCGACAGACGGAGGAATCAGATGA
- a CDS encoding GPW/gp25 family protein translates to MNVDYPFSFDSSGKTAASTDDDHIRNLIEQVLFTSPGERINRPDFGCGLLQLVFQPNCPELAAATQFTAQGALQQWLGDLIQVEAVTIDSDEATLQVQVQYVIRTSQTRKSELFERSVA, encoded by the coding sequence ATGAATGTTGATTATCCATTCAGTTTTGACAGCAGTGGGAAAACAGCTGCAAGCACGGACGATGATCACATCCGGAATTTAATTGAACAGGTGTTATTCACCTCTCCCGGTGAACGGATCAATCGCCCGGATTTCGGCTGCGGCCTGCTGCAACTGGTCTTTCAGCCCAACTGCCCGGAACTGGCTGCAGCTACGCAATTTACGGCGCAGGGTGCTTTGCAGCAATGGCTGGGGGATTTGATCCAGGTGGAAGCGGTGACGATTGACAGTGATGAGGCCACCTTGCAGGTGCAGGTACAGTACGTCATTCGCACCAGTCAGACGCGTAAGAGCGAGCTGTTCGAACGGAGTGTGGCATGA
- a CDS encoding phage baseplate assembly protein V codes for MNNDKETYYGKYRGTVVNNEDPKRQGRIQVLVPDVSGIALSNWAMPCVPIGGLQSGISTIPPIGSGVWVEFEQGDPDYPIWVGGFWGSAADPPVMAQAAAPAVPNIVLQSIGQNSVTLFGDPARGVMLSCGPVPPPAGPGIILTQGAVTISNGIASIELIGKGVVINKGALAVDFP; via the coding sequence ATGAATAATGATAAAGAAACATATTACGGAAAGTATCGAGGGACGGTTGTCAACAACGAGGATCCCAAACGCCAGGGGCGTATCCAAGTGCTGGTACCCGATGTTTCGGGTATTGCCCTGTCCAATTGGGCCATGCCCTGTGTGCCCATTGGCGGACTGCAGTCAGGCATTTCCACCATTCCACCCATTGGCTCCGGGGTGTGGGTGGAGTTTGAACAGGGAGATCCGGACTATCCCATCTGGGTAGGCGGTTTCTGGGGCTCTGCCGCCGACCCGCCGGTTATGGCCCAGGCAGCGGCACCGGCAGTGCCCAATATTGTCCTCCAGAGCATCGGTCAAAACAGCGTTACTCTTTTTGGTGATCCGGCCCGGGGAGTGATGCTCAGCTGCGGCCCGGTGCCGCCGCCGGCCGGCCCCGGCATTATCCTGACCCAAGGCGCTGTGACCATCTCCAACGGCATTGCCAGTATTGAGCTGATCGGCAAAGGGGTGGTCATCAACAAAGGGGCGCTGGCCGTTGATTTCCCATAA
- a CDS encoding DUF4255 domain-containing protein — protein sequence MSNHLAIATVTTALSQLIDNAANAPDGVSGVNVETGRPNTSTISGNNIYLFLYQVVPNGTMRNNQLPTRSANGRLVQRPTVALDLHYLIAFHCSTELVGQMMLGAVVRDLNATPVLTKGMIEDAATSLNTTFQVESNLAESVEQVKFTPIPISLEELSKLWSIFFQTPYALSVAYQASVVLIEAEEKPRPSLPVLQRGKSDQGVDLLLGPFPLLQTAYYGMKEDVLLTVRPPSFPAAQLGRAVILSGRNLKGTDIFLRFRHSRSDLRNSQDKALINEIPITAENQSPTELKVLLPEPDTTNTAQTDWAPGVYTATLVKPSSTGERDITSNGLPIALAPTITNIEVQSATIITTCQPRVHNGQQVVLLLADKEIEGKIDTTDADKVVFNTSGLPSMQGEQVRLRVDGIESMPFKRADTPPPLFEFDSKQRVPLS from the coding sequence ATGAGTAACCATTTGGCCATAGCAACGGTTACGACTGCACTATCCCAGCTCATTGACAATGCGGCCAATGCGCCCGACGGAGTCAGCGGTGTTAACGTGGAAACCGGCCGCCCCAATACATCTACCATTTCAGGCAACAATATCTATCTCTTTCTTTATCAGGTGGTACCCAATGGGACGATGCGCAACAATCAGCTTCCCACACGCTCAGCCAACGGACGGCTGGTGCAACGCCCCACAGTGGCACTGGACCTTCATTACCTGATCGCCTTTCACTGCAGTACGGAACTGGTGGGACAAATGATGCTCGGTGCCGTGGTCCGCGACCTGAACGCCACCCCGGTACTTACAAAAGGAATGATTGAGGATGCAGCCACCAGTCTCAATACTACGTTCCAGGTCGAATCAAACCTGGCAGAATCGGTGGAGCAGGTAAAATTCACCCCCATTCCTATCTCTTTGGAAGAGCTGTCCAAACTCTGGTCCATCTTTTTTCAAACCCCCTATGCCCTCTCCGTAGCTTACCAGGCATCGGTGGTTCTGATCGAAGCCGAGGAAAAACCCAGACCGTCCCTGCCGGTTTTGCAGCGGGGCAAGAGTGATCAAGGCGTTGATCTGTTGCTTGGCCCCTTTCCCCTGTTGCAAACGGCCTATTACGGCATGAAGGAGGATGTGCTACTGACCGTGCGTCCCCCTTCATTTCCTGCTGCGCAATTGGGCCGCGCCGTGATCCTTTCGGGCCGGAACCTCAAGGGGACGGATATCTTCCTGCGGTTTCGCCACTCACGGTCTGACCTGCGCAACAGTCAGGATAAAGCACTAATCAATGAAATCCCGATAACGGCTGAAAATCAATCTCCCACGGAACTCAAGGTCTTGCTGCCCGAACCGGATACCACCAATACAGCACAAACAGACTGGGCACCAGGCGTCTATACGGCAACCCTTGTCAAACCCTCGTCAACAGGGGAACGTGACATCACCAGCAATGGCCTGCCCATCGCCCTTGCGCCCACCATTACCAATATTGAGGTGCAGTCAGCCACCATTATTACCACCTGCCAACCTCGGGTACACAACGGGCAGCAGGTAGTTCTGCTTTTGGCCGATAAGGAAATTGAGGGAAAAATCGATACAACAGATGCGGACAAAGTGGTTTTCAATACCTCTGGGCTCCCATCGATGCAGGGGGAACAGGTCCGTCTACGGGTGGACGGCATTGAGAGTATGCCCTTCAAACGGGCGGATACGCCGCCTCCGCTATTCGAATTTGACTCAAAGCAAAGGGTGCCCCTATCATGA